A window of the Gossypium hirsutum isolate 1008001.06 chromosome A05, Gossypium_hirsutum_v2.1, whole genome shotgun sequence genome harbors these coding sequences:
- the LOC107962202 gene encoding uncharacterized protein isoform X3, with translation MLSGEYRRSPRIIELDARKAQERSQNKGKAICEVTDEEELDKGQNILKQKRGRKKVKTDTGNDEDGVVNAVIVPSGAAIPEKSKLELLLGILQRKDTQKIFAEPVDPEEVEFYYDVIKEPMDFGTIAKKLNEGSYQTLEEFKRDIFLVPNNAMLFNASTTIYYRQARALKELATRLFHALKTDPESFETEASIQRLGLSGRTKAGARTLNKTSPSIAARGCRAQKRAHDVEVDRRRTYRPRNSFQGGNRSLVSAVYNAPKHLMLNKQADLGYIDSLKRFTKDMGPIVQKVANKKIDGYISEAMRVWNMTTNHQLGTQNMQIPNAAFASNIKVAPSFKVPSSTPGYQNNSGDKMNIHTGFSNGGQASVIMNNALTGGISQTGRGVESLGDFQGNMTPYASRDFAPSLHLRGNSAGYQTFAGATMDGPSSFWNGGKVSTVNNAAMNDVLNKGKGKLGNEMDFQEKMFQPMRMGLDSGVAFKDYAVNQSTGVHLDSSLPSYDSGNGELDLIALWNTKGKQKELDGKAMTVNPINVDNTVRKAGHGSSWWMQEPMVKSKIDASSSSWRSPSQVMTGFDGTQTMDYMSGMGSPSQVMTGFNGTQTMDYMSGMGSPSQVMTGLNGTPTMDYMSGMGSHYAGKRMYEKEVIADGQGSSYRSNVEQVGVVSDLFKPAEMGVQPVSDYCFQDETISAELASLLQQKGGLDSLCNVPPDENWFGSLGDKNLMRASEKPLEYQRFQPESNAAAAATERRQKQTVEGAQQAQWRWL, from the exons ATGTTAAGTGGGGAATATAGAAGGAGTCCACGAATAATTGAACTGGATGCACGGAAAGCACAAGAGAGGAGCCAAAATAAGGGCAAAGCGATATGTGAAGTGACAGACGAGGAAGAACTGGATAAGGGgcaaaatattttgaaacaaaagcGCGGAAGGAAAAAGGTTAAG ACCGACACAGGGAATGATGAAGATGGAGTTGTAAATGCTG TTATTGTGCCTTCAGGAGCTGCAATACCTGAAAAAAGCAAGCTCGAACTATTACTTGGTATTTTGCAGAG GAAAGACACACAAAAAATATTTGCGGAGCCAGTAGACCCTGAAGAG GTTGAATTCTATTATGATGTCATCAAAGAACCGATGGATTTTGGCACGATTGCAAAGAAACTGAATGAAGGAAGCTATCAAACACTGGAAGAGTTTAAG CGTGATATATTTTTGGTACCCAACAATGCCATGCTTTTCAATGCTTCTACTACCATATACTACAGACAG GCACGTGCATTGAAAGAACTAGCTACAAGGCTATTTCATGCTCTTAAAACTGATCCTGAAAGCTTTGAAACTGAAGCTTCCATACAAAGGTTGGGACTTAGTGGGAGGACAAAGGCTGGAGCTAGAACTCTGAACAAGACAAGTCCTAGCATTGCAGCAAGGG GGTGTAGAGCTCAGAAACGAGCTCATGATGTTGAAGTGGACAGGCGTCGAACCTATAGACCTCGGAATTCTTTCCAAGGTGGAAATAGATCATTAGTTTCAGCTGTTTATAATGCCCCGAAGCATCTTATGCTG AATAAGCAGGCAGATCTTGGATATATAGACAGCTTAAAGCGGTTTACTAAAGATATGGGTCCAATAGTTCAAAAGGTTGCCAATAAGAAGATAGACGGTTACATTTCCGAAGCTATGAGAGTTTGGAATATGACAACAAATCATCAGCTGGGGACCCAAAATATGCAAATTCCTAATGCAGCCTTTGCATCAAATATAAAGGTTGCTCCATCTTTTAAAGTCCCTTCAAGCACACCCGGATACCAAAACAATTCAGGTGACAAAATGAACATTCACACTGGATTCTCAAATGGAGGACAGGCATCAGTGATCATGAATAATGCTTTAACTGGAGGAATTAGTCAAACTGGTCGCGGAGTGGAAAGCCTTGGTGACTTCCAAGGGAACATGACTCCATATGCGAGTAGGGATTTTGCTCCATCTTTACATCTCCGTGGGAATTCTGCTGGGTACCAAACATTCGCAGGTGCAACAATGGATGGTCCATCCAGCTTTTGGAATGGAGGAAAGGTGTCTACAGTTAATAATGCGGCCAtgaatgatgttttaaataaagGTAAAGGAAAACTTGGAAATGAAATGGACTTCCAAGAAAAGATGTTTCAACCCATGAGAATGGGTTTAGATAGCGGAGTTGCTTTCAAGGATTATGCTGTTAATCAAAGCACTGGGGTTCACTTGGATTCTTCTTTACCCAGTTATGATTCAGGGAATGGGGAACTTGATTTGATCGCATTGTGGAATACAAAGGGCAAACAAAAGGAATTAGACGGGAAAGCCATGACGGTAAACCCAATCAATGTGGATAATACTGTACGAAAAGCTGGTCATGGTTCTTCGTGGTGGATGCAAGAGCCTATGGTTAAAAGTAAGATTGATGCTTCCTCATCTTCATGGCGTTCACCTTCTCAAGTCATGACAGGGTTCGATGGTACTCAGACCATGGACTACATGAGCGGAATGGGTTCACCTTCTCAAGTCATGACAGGGTTCAATGGTACTCAGACCATGGACTACATGAGCGGAATGGGTTCACCTTCTCAAGTCATGACAGGGTTGAATGGTACTCCGACCATGGACTACATGAGCGGAATGGGTTCTCATTATGCTGGTAAAAGAATGTATGAGAAAGAAGTCATAGCTGATGGACAAGGCTCTAGCTACAGAAGCAACGTAGAGCAGGTTGGGGTAGTTTCAGATTTGTTCAAGCCAGCGGAGATGGGAGTTCAACCCGTGAGTGATTACTGCTTTCAAGATGAAACTATATCAGCTGAGTTGGCATCCTTACTACAGCAAAAAGGAGGCTTGGATTCACTATGTAACGTTCCTCCAGATGAGAACTGGTTTGGAAGTCTAGGAGACAAGAATTTGATGAGAGCATCAGAGAAGCCATTGGAGTATCAGAGGTTTCAACCTGAAAGCAATGCAGCAGCAGCAGCTACTGAGAGGAGGCAGAAGCAAACTGTGGAGGGTGCACAGCAGGCACAATGGAGGTGGCTATAA
- the LOC107962202 gene encoding uncharacterized protein isoform X1 codes for MLSGEYRRSPRIIELDARKAQERSQNKGKAICEVTDEEELDKGQNILKQKRGRKKVKVRTVQDVVVNSVEYKVQKTDTGNDEDGVVNAVIVPSGAAIPEKSKLELLLGILQRKDTQKIFAEPVDPEEVEFYYDVIKEPMDFGTIAKKLNEGSYQTLEEFKRDIFLVPNNAMLFNASTTIYYRQARALKELATRLFHALKTDPESFETEASIQRLGLSGRTKAGARTLNKTSPSIAARGCRAQKRAHDVEVDRRRTYRPRNSFQGGNRSLVSAVYNAPKHLMLNKQADLGYIDSLKRFTKDMGPIVQKVANKKIDGYISEAMRVWNMTTNHQLGTQNMQIPNAAFASNIKVAPSFKVPSSTPGYQNNSGDKMNIHTGFSNGGQASVIMNNALTGGISQTGRGVESLGDFQGNMTPYASRDFAPSLHLRGNSAGYQTFAGATMDGPSSFWNGGKVSTVNNAAMNDVLNKGKGKLGNEMDFQEKMFQPMRMGLDSGVAFKDYAVNQSTGVHLDSSLPSYDSGNGELDLIALWNTKGKQKELDGKAMTVNPINVDNTVRKAGHGSSWWMQEPMVKSKIDASSSSWRSPSQVMTGFDGTQTMDYMSGMGSPSQVMTGFNGTQTMDYMSGMGSPSQVMTGLNGTPTMDYMSGMGSHYAGKRMYEKEVIADGQGSSYRSNVEQVGVVSDLFKPAEMGVQPVSDYCFQDETISAELASLLQQKGGLDSLCNVPPDENWFGSLGDKNLMRASEKPLEYQRFQPESNAAAAATERRQKQTVEGAQQAQWRWL; via the exons ATGTTAAGTGGGGAATATAGAAGGAGTCCACGAATAATTGAACTGGATGCACGGAAAGCACAAGAGAGGAGCCAAAATAAGGGCAAAGCGATATGTGAAGTGACAGACGAGGAAGAACTGGATAAGGGgcaaaatattttgaaacaaaagcGCGGAAGGAAAAAGGTTAAGGTCAGAACTGTCCAAGATGTTGTTGTTAATTCAGTTGAATATAAAGTTCAGAAG ACCGACACAGGGAATGATGAAGATGGAGTTGTAAATGCTG TTATTGTGCCTTCAGGAGCTGCAATACCTGAAAAAAGCAAGCTCGAACTATTACTTGGTATTTTGCAGAG GAAAGACACACAAAAAATATTTGCGGAGCCAGTAGACCCTGAAGAG GTTGAATTCTATTATGATGTCATCAAAGAACCGATGGATTTTGGCACGATTGCAAAGAAACTGAATGAAGGAAGCTATCAAACACTGGAAGAGTTTAAG CGTGATATATTTTTGGTACCCAACAATGCCATGCTTTTCAATGCTTCTACTACCATATACTACAGACAG GCACGTGCATTGAAAGAACTAGCTACAAGGCTATTTCATGCTCTTAAAACTGATCCTGAAAGCTTTGAAACTGAAGCTTCCATACAAAGGTTGGGACTTAGTGGGAGGACAAAGGCTGGAGCTAGAACTCTGAACAAGACAAGTCCTAGCATTGCAGCAAGGG GGTGTAGAGCTCAGAAACGAGCTCATGATGTTGAAGTGGACAGGCGTCGAACCTATAGACCTCGGAATTCTTTCCAAGGTGGAAATAGATCATTAGTTTCAGCTGTTTATAATGCCCCGAAGCATCTTATGCTG AATAAGCAGGCAGATCTTGGATATATAGACAGCTTAAAGCGGTTTACTAAAGATATGGGTCCAATAGTTCAAAAGGTTGCCAATAAGAAGATAGACGGTTACATTTCCGAAGCTATGAGAGTTTGGAATATGACAACAAATCATCAGCTGGGGACCCAAAATATGCAAATTCCTAATGCAGCCTTTGCATCAAATATAAAGGTTGCTCCATCTTTTAAAGTCCCTTCAAGCACACCCGGATACCAAAACAATTCAGGTGACAAAATGAACATTCACACTGGATTCTCAAATGGAGGACAGGCATCAGTGATCATGAATAATGCTTTAACTGGAGGAATTAGTCAAACTGGTCGCGGAGTGGAAAGCCTTGGTGACTTCCAAGGGAACATGACTCCATATGCGAGTAGGGATTTTGCTCCATCTTTACATCTCCGTGGGAATTCTGCTGGGTACCAAACATTCGCAGGTGCAACAATGGATGGTCCATCCAGCTTTTGGAATGGAGGAAAGGTGTCTACAGTTAATAATGCGGCCAtgaatgatgttttaaataaagGTAAAGGAAAACTTGGAAATGAAATGGACTTCCAAGAAAAGATGTTTCAACCCATGAGAATGGGTTTAGATAGCGGAGTTGCTTTCAAGGATTATGCTGTTAATCAAAGCACTGGGGTTCACTTGGATTCTTCTTTACCCAGTTATGATTCAGGGAATGGGGAACTTGATTTGATCGCATTGTGGAATACAAAGGGCAAACAAAAGGAATTAGACGGGAAAGCCATGACGGTAAACCCAATCAATGTGGATAATACTGTACGAAAAGCTGGTCATGGTTCTTCGTGGTGGATGCAAGAGCCTATGGTTAAAAGTAAGATTGATGCTTCCTCATCTTCATGGCGTTCACCTTCTCAAGTCATGACAGGGTTCGATGGTACTCAGACCATGGACTACATGAGCGGAATGGGTTCACCTTCTCAAGTCATGACAGGGTTCAATGGTACTCAGACCATGGACTACATGAGCGGAATGGGTTCACCTTCTCAAGTCATGACAGGGTTGAATGGTACTCCGACCATGGACTACATGAGCGGAATGGGTTCTCATTATGCTGGTAAAAGAATGTATGAGAAAGAAGTCATAGCTGATGGACAAGGCTCTAGCTACAGAAGCAACGTAGAGCAGGTTGGGGTAGTTTCAGATTTGTTCAAGCCAGCGGAGATGGGAGTTCAACCCGTGAGTGATTACTGCTTTCAAGATGAAACTATATCAGCTGAGTTGGCATCCTTACTACAGCAAAAAGGAGGCTTGGATTCACTATGTAACGTTCCTCCAGATGAGAACTGGTTTGGAAGTCTAGGAGACAAGAATTTGATGAGAGCATCAGAGAAGCCATTGGAGTATCAGAGGTTTCAACCTGAAAGCAATGCAGCAGCAGCAGCTACTGAGAGGAGGCAGAAGCAAACTGTGGAGGGTGCACAGCAGGCACAATGGAGGTGGCTATAA
- the LOC107962202 gene encoding uncharacterized protein isoform X4, which translates to MLSGEYRRSPRIIELDARKAQERSQNKGKAICEVTDEEELDKGQNILKQKRGRKKVKTDTGNDEDGVVNAGAAIPEKSKLELLLGILQRKDTQKIFAEPVDPEEVEFYYDVIKEPMDFGTIAKKLNEGSYQTLEEFKRDIFLVPNNAMLFNASTTIYYRQARALKELATRLFHALKTDPESFETEASIQRLGLSGRTKAGARTLNKTSPSIAARGCRAQKRAHDVEVDRRRTYRPRNSFQGGNRSLVSAVYNAPKHLMLNKQADLGYIDSLKRFTKDMGPIVQKVANKKIDGYISEAMRVWNMTTNHQLGTQNMQIPNAAFASNIKVAPSFKVPSSTPGYQNNSGDKMNIHTGFSNGGQASVIMNNALTGGISQTGRGVESLGDFQGNMTPYASRDFAPSLHLRGNSAGYQTFAGATMDGPSSFWNGGKVSTVNNAAMNDVLNKGKGKLGNEMDFQEKMFQPMRMGLDSGVAFKDYAVNQSTGVHLDSSLPSYDSGNGELDLIALWNTKGKQKELDGKAMTVNPINVDNTVRKAGHGSSWWMQEPMVKSKIDASSSSWRSPSQVMTGFDGTQTMDYMSGMGSPSQVMTGFNGTQTMDYMSGMGSPSQVMTGLNGTPTMDYMSGMGSHYAGKRMYEKEVIADGQGSSYRSNVEQVGVVSDLFKPAEMGVQPVSDYCFQDETISAELASLLQQKGGLDSLCNVPPDENWFGSLGDKNLMRASEKPLEYQRFQPESNAAAAATERRQKQTVEGAQQAQWRWL; encoded by the exons ATGTTAAGTGGGGAATATAGAAGGAGTCCACGAATAATTGAACTGGATGCACGGAAAGCACAAGAGAGGAGCCAAAATAAGGGCAAAGCGATATGTGAAGTGACAGACGAGGAAGAACTGGATAAGGGgcaaaatattttgaaacaaaagcGCGGAAGGAAAAAGGTTAAG ACCGACACAGGGAATGATGAAGATGGAGTTGTAAATGCTG GAGCTGCAATACCTGAAAAAAGCAAGCTCGAACTATTACTTGGTATTTTGCAGAG GAAAGACACACAAAAAATATTTGCGGAGCCAGTAGACCCTGAAGAG GTTGAATTCTATTATGATGTCATCAAAGAACCGATGGATTTTGGCACGATTGCAAAGAAACTGAATGAAGGAAGCTATCAAACACTGGAAGAGTTTAAG CGTGATATATTTTTGGTACCCAACAATGCCATGCTTTTCAATGCTTCTACTACCATATACTACAGACAG GCACGTGCATTGAAAGAACTAGCTACAAGGCTATTTCATGCTCTTAAAACTGATCCTGAAAGCTTTGAAACTGAAGCTTCCATACAAAGGTTGGGACTTAGTGGGAGGACAAAGGCTGGAGCTAGAACTCTGAACAAGACAAGTCCTAGCATTGCAGCAAGGG GGTGTAGAGCTCAGAAACGAGCTCATGATGTTGAAGTGGACAGGCGTCGAACCTATAGACCTCGGAATTCTTTCCAAGGTGGAAATAGATCATTAGTTTCAGCTGTTTATAATGCCCCGAAGCATCTTATGCTG AATAAGCAGGCAGATCTTGGATATATAGACAGCTTAAAGCGGTTTACTAAAGATATGGGTCCAATAGTTCAAAAGGTTGCCAATAAGAAGATAGACGGTTACATTTCCGAAGCTATGAGAGTTTGGAATATGACAACAAATCATCAGCTGGGGACCCAAAATATGCAAATTCCTAATGCAGCCTTTGCATCAAATATAAAGGTTGCTCCATCTTTTAAAGTCCCTTCAAGCACACCCGGATACCAAAACAATTCAGGTGACAAAATGAACATTCACACTGGATTCTCAAATGGAGGACAGGCATCAGTGATCATGAATAATGCTTTAACTGGAGGAATTAGTCAAACTGGTCGCGGAGTGGAAAGCCTTGGTGACTTCCAAGGGAACATGACTCCATATGCGAGTAGGGATTTTGCTCCATCTTTACATCTCCGTGGGAATTCTGCTGGGTACCAAACATTCGCAGGTGCAACAATGGATGGTCCATCCAGCTTTTGGAATGGAGGAAAGGTGTCTACAGTTAATAATGCGGCCAtgaatgatgttttaaataaagGTAAAGGAAAACTTGGAAATGAAATGGACTTCCAAGAAAAGATGTTTCAACCCATGAGAATGGGTTTAGATAGCGGAGTTGCTTTCAAGGATTATGCTGTTAATCAAAGCACTGGGGTTCACTTGGATTCTTCTTTACCCAGTTATGATTCAGGGAATGGGGAACTTGATTTGATCGCATTGTGGAATACAAAGGGCAAACAAAAGGAATTAGACGGGAAAGCCATGACGGTAAACCCAATCAATGTGGATAATACTGTACGAAAAGCTGGTCATGGTTCTTCGTGGTGGATGCAAGAGCCTATGGTTAAAAGTAAGATTGATGCTTCCTCATCTTCATGGCGTTCACCTTCTCAAGTCATGACAGGGTTCGATGGTACTCAGACCATGGACTACATGAGCGGAATGGGTTCACCTTCTCAAGTCATGACAGGGTTCAATGGTACTCAGACCATGGACTACATGAGCGGAATGGGTTCACCTTCTCAAGTCATGACAGGGTTGAATGGTACTCCGACCATGGACTACATGAGCGGAATGGGTTCTCATTATGCTGGTAAAAGAATGTATGAGAAAGAAGTCATAGCTGATGGACAAGGCTCTAGCTACAGAAGCAACGTAGAGCAGGTTGGGGTAGTTTCAGATTTGTTCAAGCCAGCGGAGATGGGAGTTCAACCCGTGAGTGATTACTGCTTTCAAGATGAAACTATATCAGCTGAGTTGGCATCCTTACTACAGCAAAAAGGAGGCTTGGATTCACTATGTAACGTTCCTCCAGATGAGAACTGGTTTGGAAGTCTAGGAGACAAGAATTTGATGAGAGCATCAGAGAAGCCATTGGAGTATCAGAGGTTTCAACCTGAAAGCAATGCAGCAGCAGCAGCTACTGAGAGGAGGCAGAAGCAAACTGTGGAGGGTGCACAGCAGGCACAATGGAGGTGGCTATAA
- the LOC107962202 gene encoding uncharacterized protein isoform X2, protein MLSGEYRRSPRIIELDARKAQERSQNKGKAICEVTDEEELDKGQNILKQKRGRKKVKVRTVQDVVVNSVEYKVQKTDTGNDEDGVVNAGAAIPEKSKLELLLGILQRKDTQKIFAEPVDPEEVEFYYDVIKEPMDFGTIAKKLNEGSYQTLEEFKRDIFLVPNNAMLFNASTTIYYRQARALKELATRLFHALKTDPESFETEASIQRLGLSGRTKAGARTLNKTSPSIAARGCRAQKRAHDVEVDRRRTYRPRNSFQGGNRSLVSAVYNAPKHLMLNKQADLGYIDSLKRFTKDMGPIVQKVANKKIDGYISEAMRVWNMTTNHQLGTQNMQIPNAAFASNIKVAPSFKVPSSTPGYQNNSGDKMNIHTGFSNGGQASVIMNNALTGGISQTGRGVESLGDFQGNMTPYASRDFAPSLHLRGNSAGYQTFAGATMDGPSSFWNGGKVSTVNNAAMNDVLNKGKGKLGNEMDFQEKMFQPMRMGLDSGVAFKDYAVNQSTGVHLDSSLPSYDSGNGELDLIALWNTKGKQKELDGKAMTVNPINVDNTVRKAGHGSSWWMQEPMVKSKIDASSSSWRSPSQVMTGFDGTQTMDYMSGMGSPSQVMTGFNGTQTMDYMSGMGSPSQVMTGLNGTPTMDYMSGMGSHYAGKRMYEKEVIADGQGSSYRSNVEQVGVVSDLFKPAEMGVQPVSDYCFQDETISAELASLLQQKGGLDSLCNVPPDENWFGSLGDKNLMRASEKPLEYQRFQPESNAAAAATERRQKQTVEGAQQAQWRWL, encoded by the exons ATGTTAAGTGGGGAATATAGAAGGAGTCCACGAATAATTGAACTGGATGCACGGAAAGCACAAGAGAGGAGCCAAAATAAGGGCAAAGCGATATGTGAAGTGACAGACGAGGAAGAACTGGATAAGGGgcaaaatattttgaaacaaaagcGCGGAAGGAAAAAGGTTAAGGTCAGAACTGTCCAAGATGTTGTTGTTAATTCAGTTGAATATAAAGTTCAGAAG ACCGACACAGGGAATGATGAAGATGGAGTTGTAAATGCTG GAGCTGCAATACCTGAAAAAAGCAAGCTCGAACTATTACTTGGTATTTTGCAGAG GAAAGACACACAAAAAATATTTGCGGAGCCAGTAGACCCTGAAGAG GTTGAATTCTATTATGATGTCATCAAAGAACCGATGGATTTTGGCACGATTGCAAAGAAACTGAATGAAGGAAGCTATCAAACACTGGAAGAGTTTAAG CGTGATATATTTTTGGTACCCAACAATGCCATGCTTTTCAATGCTTCTACTACCATATACTACAGACAG GCACGTGCATTGAAAGAACTAGCTACAAGGCTATTTCATGCTCTTAAAACTGATCCTGAAAGCTTTGAAACTGAAGCTTCCATACAAAGGTTGGGACTTAGTGGGAGGACAAAGGCTGGAGCTAGAACTCTGAACAAGACAAGTCCTAGCATTGCAGCAAGGG GGTGTAGAGCTCAGAAACGAGCTCATGATGTTGAAGTGGACAGGCGTCGAACCTATAGACCTCGGAATTCTTTCCAAGGTGGAAATAGATCATTAGTTTCAGCTGTTTATAATGCCCCGAAGCATCTTATGCTG AATAAGCAGGCAGATCTTGGATATATAGACAGCTTAAAGCGGTTTACTAAAGATATGGGTCCAATAGTTCAAAAGGTTGCCAATAAGAAGATAGACGGTTACATTTCCGAAGCTATGAGAGTTTGGAATATGACAACAAATCATCAGCTGGGGACCCAAAATATGCAAATTCCTAATGCAGCCTTTGCATCAAATATAAAGGTTGCTCCATCTTTTAAAGTCCCTTCAAGCACACCCGGATACCAAAACAATTCAGGTGACAAAATGAACATTCACACTGGATTCTCAAATGGAGGACAGGCATCAGTGATCATGAATAATGCTTTAACTGGAGGAATTAGTCAAACTGGTCGCGGAGTGGAAAGCCTTGGTGACTTCCAAGGGAACATGACTCCATATGCGAGTAGGGATTTTGCTCCATCTTTACATCTCCGTGGGAATTCTGCTGGGTACCAAACATTCGCAGGTGCAACAATGGATGGTCCATCCAGCTTTTGGAATGGAGGAAAGGTGTCTACAGTTAATAATGCGGCCAtgaatgatgttttaaataaagGTAAAGGAAAACTTGGAAATGAAATGGACTTCCAAGAAAAGATGTTTCAACCCATGAGAATGGGTTTAGATAGCGGAGTTGCTTTCAAGGATTATGCTGTTAATCAAAGCACTGGGGTTCACTTGGATTCTTCTTTACCCAGTTATGATTCAGGGAATGGGGAACTTGATTTGATCGCATTGTGGAATACAAAGGGCAAACAAAAGGAATTAGACGGGAAAGCCATGACGGTAAACCCAATCAATGTGGATAATACTGTACGAAAAGCTGGTCATGGTTCTTCGTGGTGGATGCAAGAGCCTATGGTTAAAAGTAAGATTGATGCTTCCTCATCTTCATGGCGTTCACCTTCTCAAGTCATGACAGGGTTCGATGGTACTCAGACCATGGACTACATGAGCGGAATGGGTTCACCTTCTCAAGTCATGACAGGGTTCAATGGTACTCAGACCATGGACTACATGAGCGGAATGGGTTCACCTTCTCAAGTCATGACAGGGTTGAATGGTACTCCGACCATGGACTACATGAGCGGAATGGGTTCTCATTATGCTGGTAAAAGAATGTATGAGAAAGAAGTCATAGCTGATGGACAAGGCTCTAGCTACAGAAGCAACGTAGAGCAGGTTGGGGTAGTTTCAGATTTGTTCAAGCCAGCGGAGATGGGAGTTCAACCCGTGAGTGATTACTGCTTTCAAGATGAAACTATATCAGCTGAGTTGGCATCCTTACTACAGCAAAAAGGAGGCTTGGATTCACTATGTAACGTTCCTCCAGATGAGAACTGGTTTGGAAGTCTAGGAGACAAGAATTTGATGAGAGCATCAGAGAAGCCATTGGAGTATCAGAGGTTTCAACCTGAAAGCAATGCAGCAGCAGCAGCTACTGAGAGGAGGCAGAAGCAAACTGTGGAGGGTGCACAGCAGGCACAATGGAGGTGGCTATAA